DNA sequence from the Nitrospira sp. genome:
GGCGTTTGTGCTGAACGAACTGGATAAATTCCAGTCGCGCTGCAACCTGGGCATGGTGGAGTTGGAGCAGGTCACGAGCGACGACGATAAGAAGTTGCTGCACGACATGATCACCTCCCACTTCATGTATACCGGCAGCCGGAATGCTAAGCGTATCCTGGATGGTTGGGATGCGATTCTGCCGAAGTTCGTGAAGGTGATGCCGATCGACTACAAACGTGTGCTGGCCGAACGGAAAGCGGCGGCGGCTAAAGTAGCCAAGTAATACAAGCGAGAGACGAATACGCGATGGGTGATCCAAAAGGCTTTCTAAAATACGCGCGTGAGGGACCGAAGCGGAAACCGGTCGAGTTGCGTGTGCTCGATTGGAAGGAAATGTACGAGCCGATCGCCGAGGACAAGCTCAAGGTCCAGGGCGCCCGTTGCATGGATTGCGGTGTGCCGTTTTGTCAGGGCAATACCGGTTGTCCGGTCGTGAACCTGATCCCTGAGTGGAACGATCTCGTCTACCGCGGGCGCTGGAAAGATGCGCTCAAAGCCCTGCACACCACGAATAACTTTCCTGAGTTCACCGGTCGGCTCTGCCCCGCACCCTGCGAAGGGGCCTGCGTATTGGGGATCAACAGCGATCCCGTGTCGATCCGTGTGCTCGAATGGAACATCATCGACCGTGGCTTCAACGAAGGCCTGGTCGAACCGGCCATGCCGGTCAGAAAAACGGGCAAGACCATCGCGATCATCGGATCGGGACCCGCCGGTCTGGCGGCTGCGCAGCAACTGGCGCGGGCGGGACACACGGTGACGGTGTTCGAGAAATCCGATCGCATCGGCGGGTTGCTGCGCTACGGGATTCCCGATTTCAAAATGGAAAAGTGGGTGATCGACCGGCGGCTCGAGCAGATGAAGGCCGAAGGGGTGGAGTTCAAGACCGGCGTCACCGTGGGGAAAGATATCACCGGTGAGCAGTTGCGCCAGCAGTTCGATGCCGTCGGGTTGACCATGGGTGCCGAGATGGCGCGTGACCTGCCGGTCCCCGGTCGGGAACTCAAGGGCATCCATTTCGCCATGGAGTATCTGACCCAACAAAATAAGCGAACGGCGGGCATTTCCGTCTCCGAGGAACCGATCACCGCCAAAGGCAAACGGGTCATTATCATCGGTGGTGGCGATACCGGGTCCGATTGTCTGGGAACCGCGCATCGCCAGGGTTGCAGCGAAGCGCACCAGTTTGAAGTGTTACCGGAGCCGCCCCCGTCGCGGTCGAGTTCCACCCCCTGGCCGCTCTGGCCCATGCAACTTCGCACGTCGCATGCGCACGAAGAAGGTTGCGACCGCCAGTGGAGCGTCTCCACGACCAAGTTTACCGGC
Encoded proteins:
- a CDS encoding glutamate synthase subunit beta, with translation MGDPKGFLKYAREGPKRKPVELRVLDWKEMYEPIAEDKLKVQGARCMDCGVPFCQGNTGCPVVNLIPEWNDLVYRGRWKDALKALHTTNNFPEFTGRLCPAPCEGACVLGINSDPVSIRVLEWNIIDRGFNEGLVEPAMPVRKTGKTIAIIGSGPAGLAAAQQLARAGHTVTVFEKSDRIGGLLRYGIPDFKMEKWVIDRRLEQMKAEGVEFKTGVTVGKDITGEQLRQQFDAVGLTMGAEMARDLPVPGRELKGIHFAMEYLTQQNKRTAGISVSEEPITAKGKRVIIIGGGDTGSDCLGTAHRQGCSEAHQFEVLPEPPPSRSSSTPWPLWPMQLRTSHAHEEGCDRQWSVSTTKFTGHNGHVTKLHANRVKFEGGKFVPMPNTDFELDADLVLLAMGFTGPVRNGFLDSLGVTYDARGCVTVDDNFMTNLDGVFAGGDTKRGASLIVWAIAEGRKMAAGVDKYLQANKSARTGR